The genomic region TATCACAATAGTTTCAGTCTGTAGTAAAAGTGCTTTACCGTATGCGATGCCTGGTGATGCCAAAATACCTGAAATCATAATGTTACCTTTAATTGTAATATAACAGTATCATTTATTTTAATTGAAGATATATTGCTAGTATCAAGCAAGAAATTATTAAAAGATATTTTCATTTTTTGATTTCAAAGATATTTCTATATTAAATAATAAATGATATTTATATATTAAATATATATTTATTTTAATTTCTTTAAAAATTGTATTAAATATTCTACAGATTGTACTTCGTCTATACCATTTGCTGTAATAGTTATGGAGTTATTTTGTGTTAAATCGAGAGTTTGTAATTGAAATAAACTTTTTGCATTAGCAGATATTTTGTTTGATGTTACAGTAATATCGGACTTAAATTTTTGTGCAGATTTGACAAACTTTGCAGCTGGTCTAGTATGTAATCCATTTGGAGTTGTAATAATTACATTTTTTTGAAACATATGTTATATGCCTGTATTTTATTAAAATAATGTTTTATTATTGAAATGGTGTTATGTTTTTATAAGTGAAATATGTAAAATGTTAATTTTTGAATCAATTGTCTATAATATTTATTATAATTTTTTTGGTAAAATTTTCAGATTATAAGATATGTAATAAATATAAAAATTTTAAATTGTTTAGATACTATATCTTATATATGATATATTGTTTTATATTTATTTTAATTTAGAAACATAAATTTAATAATATGATTTTTTTATTTTAACAGTATTTTTTATGTATGTAATTTTTAAGATATTCGTTATTTATAATTACACTATAATTATTAAATTAATATACCTTTTATTGCTTAATGTATGAATGTTATAAAAAAAAAAATATTTTATTTATATAAATTATTGCATTATCATGATTATTTATATCACACATTAAATATGCCAATTATTTCTGATACAGAGTATGATTTTTTATCAAATAAATTGTATATTTTAAAGAATAAATATGTACAGTTATATTACGTAGTTAAAAAAACTTTTTTTAAATCAACAAGATTGAATATTATAAAAAAAAATAGCCATTTTACTCGCATGTTATCTTTAGATCACACATTTGATATTAATGGCTATATGAAATTTCATCAGAATATAAGAAATCGTTTTAACCATTTGAATATTAATTTTTTTTGTGAAGTAAAGTTTGATGGTGTAGCATTAAACTTGTTATATAGAAAAGGTAAATTAGTACGTGCATTAACTAGAGGTGATGGAGTATCTGGAGAGGATGTTACTAAAAATGCATACGTAGTAAATAATATTCCTCTAGTACTGAAAGGTATAAAAGAAATACCAGAATTAATTGAAGTGCGTGGTGAAGTATGTATGTTAAAAAAAGATTTCTTGCAATTTAATTCTATTGCTTTAAAGAATAATGATAAATTTTTTTCTAATACAAGAAATGCGGCAGCTGGATCATTGAGACAGAAAAATATCTCTATTACTAAAAAAAGAAAATTATTTTTTTATTGCTATGGTTGTAATATTATTTCAAACTTTAAAGAATATGAAACTCATTCTAAACAATTAAATATGTTATATAATTTAGGATTTTCTATCAGTCCATATATTTTATTATCTCATAAATTAAATAATATTTTAAAGTTTTATTATTTAATGGAAAAGGTAAGAAATTTTTTATCATTCAATATTGATGGTATTGTTGTAAAAGTAAATTCCATAGCACGACAAAATATACTTGGTATAACTAATAAATTTCCTAAATGGGCAATAGCAATAAAATTTTTATCTAAATCTGAAAAAACAAGATTATTAAATGTGGAATATCAAATCGGAAGAACTGGTTTAATTACTCCAGTTGCTCATTTAGAACCTATACTAATATCAGGGGTAATTATTCAAAAAGCATCATTATATAATAAAAATGAATTGGATAAATTAGATCTACATATTTATGATACAGTGATAGTTTATCGAGCAGGAGATGTAATTCCGAAAATTCAATCTACTGTTTTACATTTACGACCAAAAAATGCTAAAAAAGTTATATTTCCTAAATATTGTCCTTCTTGTTTTTCTTTATTACATATCCATCATAGTAATGTGATAGCACAATGTTTAGCAGGGTTGAATTGTTTAGCGCAAAGAATTAAAATCATAGGACATTTCTTTTCTAAAGATGCATTGTATGTTGAAAATTTTAGTTTAGGTATTATTACTCAATTAGTTTTACAAAAATATATTAAGATACCGTTAGATTGTTTTCAATTAACTATTAATTTATTATCAGGGTTAAAATATTTTGGAGTGAAATCTGCTACTAAAATTATTTTTGGATTACAAAAATGTAAAAAAACTACTTTGAGTAGATTTATTTATGCATTAGGTATACCAGAAATTGGTTTAGAAAATGCTGAGATTATTGCTACATATTTTGGTTCTTTAAGTAATGTTTTAAATTGTACATTGCATCAATTAAAAAAAATTAAAAATATTGGTGTTATTTGTGCTAATTATTTTTTTGATTTTATACGTTCTAAAAAAAATATATTATATATTATGCAGTTAGTTCAAATCGGGGGAATTATATTATCTAGCGATGAAAATAAATTATTTTATAATAAAAATAATGTTTTATTTAATAAAAAAATTGTTGTAACTGGTAAATTTATAAATTTTAATCGACAACAAATTATAGATAAAATCGTTTCTTTCGGTGGTGTTATTATGAAAAATATTTCTTCAAAAACTAATTTATTAATTGTGGGAAGTAATCCGGGTAATAAAGTACATCGTGCTATACATTTTGATGTGAAAATGATTTCAGAGGGTGAGTTGTTTGATATTTTTCAAATAGTATAATGTAAATGAGATATTTGGGTCGTGCAGGATTTGAACCTGCGACCAATTGATTAAAAGTCAACTGCTCT from Buchnera aphidicola (Sarucallis kahawaluokalani) harbors:
- a CDS encoding HPr family phosphocarrier protein: MFQKNVIITTPNGLHTRPAAKFVKSAQKFKSDITVTSNKISANAKSLFQLQTLDLTQNNSITITANGIDEVQSVEYLIQFLKKLK
- the ligA gene encoding NAD-dependent DNA ligase LigA gives rise to the protein MNVIKKKIFYLYKLLHYHDYLYHTLNMPIISDTEYDFLSNKLYILKNKYVQLYYVVKKTFFKSTRLNIIKKNSHFTRMLSLDHTFDINGYMKFHQNIRNRFNHLNINFFCEVKFDGVALNLLYRKGKLVRALTRGDGVSGEDVTKNAYVVNNIPLVLKGIKEIPELIEVRGEVCMLKKDFLQFNSIALKNNDKFFSNTRNAAAGSLRQKNISITKKRKLFFYCYGCNIISNFKEYETHSKQLNMLYNLGFSISPYILLSHKLNNILKFYYLMEKVRNFLSFNIDGIVVKVNSIARQNILGITNKFPKWAIAIKFLSKSEKTRLLNVEYQIGRTGLITPVAHLEPILISGVIIQKASLYNKNELDKLDLHIYDTVIVYRAGDVIPKIQSTVLHLRPKNAKKVIFPKYCPSCFSLLHIHHSNVIAQCLAGLNCLAQRIKIIGHFFSKDALYVENFSLGIITQLVLQKYIKIPLDCFQLTINLLSGLKYFGVKSATKIIFGLQKCKKTTLSRFIYALGIPEIGLENAEIIATYFGSLSNVLNCTLHQLKKIKNIGVICANYFFDFIRSKKNILYIMQLVQIGGIILSSDENKLFYNKNNVLFNKKIVVTGKFINFNRQQIIDKIVSFGGVIMKNISSKTNLLIVGSNPGNKVHRAIHFDVKMISEGELFDIFQIV